Proteins from a genomic interval of Gordonia sp. SL306:
- the dcd gene encoding dCTP deaminase, translating into MLLSDRDIRSEIAGGRLALEPFDPTLVQPSSVDVRLDRLFRVFNNTRYTHIDPAERQDELTSLVEPPEGEPFVLHPGEFVLGSTLEVCSLPDDLAGRLEGKSSLGRLGLLTHSTAGFIDPGFSGHITLELSNVANLPITLWPGMKIGQLCLIRLSSPAEHPYGSASVGSKYQGQRGPTPSKAYLNFTKP; encoded by the coding sequence GTGCTGCTCTCCGATCGCGACATCCGCTCCGAGATCGCCGGTGGGCGGTTGGCGCTCGAACCGTTCGATCCGACGCTCGTGCAGCCGTCGAGTGTCGACGTGCGCCTCGACCGTCTGTTCCGCGTCTTCAACAACACGCGCTACACGCATATCGACCCCGCAGAACGCCAGGACGAGCTGACCAGCCTCGTCGAACCGCCCGAGGGCGAGCCGTTCGTCCTGCATCCGGGAGAGTTCGTGCTCGGCTCGACCCTCGAGGTCTGCTCGCTGCCCGACGACCTGGCAGGGCGGCTGGAGGGCAAATCGTCTCTCGGCAGGCTCGGCCTGCTCACCCATTCGACGGCAGGCTTCATCGATCCGGGCTTCTCCGGGCACATCACTCTCGAGCTGTCGAACGTCGCGAACCTGCCGATCACGCTGTGGCCGGGGATGAAGATCGGCCAGTTGTGTCTGATCCGGCTGTCGAGCCCGGCGGAGCATCCGTACGGCAGCGCGAGCGTCGGATCGAAGTACCAGGGCCAGCGCGGGCCGACCCCGTCGAAGGCCTATCTGAACTTCACCAAGCCGTAG